From the genome of Pseudomonas yamanorum, one region includes:
- the znuC gene encoding zinc ABC transporter ATP-binding protein ZnuC has translation MSTALIRLEQVGVTFAGQNVLDNIALSVEPGQIVTLIGPNGAGKTTLVRAVLGLLKPDSGSVWRKPKLRVGYMPQKLHVDPTLPLSVLRFLRLVPGVDRARAQSALKEVGAEQVIDSPVQSISGGEMQRVLLARALLREPELLVLDEPVQGVDVAGQAELYSLITRLRDRHGCGVLMVSHDLHLVMSTTDQVVCLNRHVCCSGHPEQVSGDPAFVELFGKNAQSLAIYHHHHDHAHDLHGAVVSDPATPHTHVHGDSCKHG, from the coding sequence ATGAGCACTGCGTTAATCCGCCTGGAACAGGTCGGGGTCACGTTCGCCGGGCAAAACGTTCTGGATAACATCGCGCTGAGCGTCGAGCCGGGGCAGATCGTCACGCTGATCGGTCCTAACGGCGCCGGCAAGACCACGCTGGTGCGCGCCGTGCTCGGCCTGCTCAAGCCCGACAGCGGCAGCGTATGGCGCAAGCCTAAACTGCGAGTGGGCTACATGCCGCAAAAGCTGCATGTGGACCCGACCTTGCCCCTGTCAGTGCTGCGCTTCCTGCGCCTGGTGCCAGGCGTAGACCGCGCCCGCGCGCAGTCCGCCCTTAAGGAAGTCGGCGCCGAACAGGTGATCGACAGCCCGGTGCAAAGTATCTCCGGCGGCGAAATGCAGCGTGTGCTGCTGGCCCGTGCCCTGTTGCGCGAGCCGGAACTGCTGGTACTCGATGAACCCGTGCAAGGTGTCGACGTGGCCGGCCAGGCCGAGTTGTACAGCCTGATCACCCGCCTGCGGGACCGCCATGGCTGCGGCGTGCTGATGGTCTCCCACGACCTGCACCTGGTGATGAGCACCACCGACCAGGTGGTGTGCCTAAATCGCCACGTGTGCTGCTCCGGCCACCCGGAGCAGGTCAGCGGCGACCCGGCTTTCGTCGAGCTGTTCGGCAAGAACGCCCAGAGCCTGGCGATTTATCACCACCATCACGACCATGCCCATGACCTGCATGGCGCTGTTGTCTCTGACCCCGCCACACCCCATACCCACGTTCATGGAGATAGCTGCAAGCATGGCTGA
- the zur gene encoding zinc uptake transcriptional repressor Zur: protein MPKTPLASRPHDHSHCVHTALSEADALCARQGLRLTALRRRVLELVWQSHKPLGAYDILGVLSEQDGRRAAPPTVYRALDFLLDNGLVHRISSLNAFVGCNHPEHAHQGQFLICRECHAAIELEQKSISDSIIKSAGDVGFKVEGQTVEVVGVCSGCQGA from the coding sequence ATGCCTAAAACACCGCTTGCCAGCCGTCCCCACGACCACTCTCACTGCGTGCACACCGCGCTGTCAGAGGCCGACGCCTTGTGCGCGCGCCAAGGCCTGCGCCTGACCGCCCTGCGTCGCCGGGTGCTGGAGCTGGTGTGGCAAAGCCATAAGCCGCTGGGTGCCTACGACATCCTCGGCGTGCTCAGCGAGCAGGATGGCCGCCGCGCCGCGCCGCCCACGGTGTACCGCGCGCTGGACTTCCTGCTGGACAACGGCCTGGTGCACCGCATCTCTTCGCTCAATGCCTTTGTCGGCTGCAACCACCCGGAACACGCGCACCAGGGCCAGTTCCTGATTTGCCGCGAGTGCCACGCCGCCATCGAGCTTGAGCAAAAAAGCATCAGCGACAGCATCATCAAGAGCGCCGGCGACGTCGGCTTCAAGGTCGAAGGGCAAACCGTCGAAGTGGTCGGTGTGTGCTCGGGCTGCCAGGGGGCTTGA
- a CDS encoding endonuclease/exonuclease/phosphatase family protein: MRRWGTERVVGLHDPKVNEHHLESTGLPADSRLRLLSFNIQVGISTEKYRHYLTRGWQHLLPHNGRAGNLQKIGDLLGDFDLVALQEADGGSLRSGYINQVEHLAQLGAFPYWYQQLNRNLGKLGQHSNGVLSRLKPWAIEDHPLPGPKGRGAILVRFGEGPEALVVVMMHLALGARTRTLQLAYIRELIGNYKHQVLMGDMNTHASDLLQNSPLRDLGLLAPQVEATFPSWRPQRCLDHILLSPTLTLESVQVLAQPISDHLPVAVEIRLPGSLTADALPALSPGPRGPLA, translated from the coding sequence ATGCGTCGCTGGGGTACTGAACGTGTCGTTGGCCTGCATGACCCTAAGGTCAACGAGCACCACCTTGAATCCACGGGCCTGCCGGCAGACAGTCGGCTGCGCCTGCTCAGTTTCAATATTCAGGTGGGCATCAGTACCGAGAAATACCGGCATTACCTGACCCGTGGCTGGCAGCACCTGCTGCCCCACAACGGGCGTGCCGGTAATCTGCAAAAGATCGGCGACCTGCTGGGCGACTTCGATCTGGTAGCCCTGCAGGAGGCCGACGGTGGCAGCCTGCGTTCGGGCTACATCAACCAGGTCGAGCACCTTGCCCAGCTCGGTGCTTTTCCCTACTGGTATCAACAACTCAATCGCAACCTCGGCAAACTCGGCCAGCACAGCAATGGTGTGCTCAGCCGCCTGAAACCGTGGGCGATCGAGGATCACCCGTTGCCCGGGCCAAAAGGCCGCGGGGCGATTCTCGTGCGGTTCGGCGAAGGGCCGGAAGCGTTGGTCGTGGTGATGATGCACCTCGCGTTGGGGGCACGAACCCGCACCCTGCAGTTGGCCTACATCCGCGAGCTGATTGGCAACTACAAACACCAGGTGCTGATGGGGGACATGAACACCCACGCCAGCGACCTGCTACAGAATTCCCCGTTGCGCGACCTTGGGTTGCTGGCGCCGCAAGTCGAAGCCACCTTTCCCAGTTGGCGTCCGCAACGTTGTCTTGATCACATCCTGCTCAGCCCGACCCTGACACTCGAAAGTGTGCAGGTACTGGCGCAGCCCATCTCCGATCACCTGCCCGTCGCGGTAGAGATTCGTCTGCCGGGTTCGCTCACGGCTGATGCATTGCCCGCGTTGAGCCCCGGCCCTCGCGGACCTCTTGCATGA
- the znuB gene encoding zinc ABC transporter permease subunit ZnuB, which yields MADFLLYALLAGLALALVAGPLGSFVVWRRMAYFGDTLSHAALLGVAMGFLLDVSPTIAVTVGCLLLAVLLVTLQQRQPLASDTLLGILAPSTLSLGLVVLSFMHEVRIDLMAYLFGDLLAISPTDLAWILGGSAAVLVLLVTLWRPLLAITVHEELATVEGLPVAALRMTLMLLIAVVIAVAMKIVGVLLITSLLIIPAAAAQRHARSPEQMAIGASLLGMLAVCGGLALSWFKDTPAGPSIVVTAAALFLLSFVLPRRGV from the coding sequence ATGGCTGATTTTCTGCTCTACGCCCTGCTGGCAGGCTTGGCTCTGGCGCTGGTGGCGGGTCCACTGGGCTCGTTCGTGGTCTGGCGGCGCATGGCCTATTTTGGCGACACCTTGTCCCACGCTGCGCTGCTGGGCGTGGCCATGGGCTTTCTGCTGGATGTGAGCCCGACCATTGCCGTCACCGTCGGCTGCCTGCTACTGGCTGTGCTGCTGGTGACCCTGCAACAGCGCCAGCCGCTGGCTTCCGATACGCTGCTGGGCATCCTGGCCCCAAGTACCTTGTCCCTGGGCCTGGTGGTGCTGAGTTTCATGCATGAAGTGCGTATCGACCTGATGGCCTACCTGTTCGGCGACCTGCTGGCGATCAGCCCCACCGACCTGGCGTGGATCCTCGGCGGCAGCGCGGCGGTGCTGGTGCTGCTGGTGACGCTGTGGCGCCCGCTGCTGGCGATCACCGTCCACGAAGAACTCGCCACTGTCGAAGGCTTGCCCGTGGCCGCGCTGCGCATGACCCTGATGCTGCTGATCGCCGTGGTGATTGCTGTCGCGATGAAGATTGTCGGCGTATTGTTGATCACATCACTGCTGATCATCCCGGCGGCAGCGGCACAGCGTCATGCCCGCTCGCCGGAGCAAATGGCGATCGGCGCCAGCCTGTTGGGGATGCTTGCGGTGTGCGGTGGCCTGGCGCTGTCCTGGTTCAAGGACACCCCGGCCGGCCCGTCGATTGTGGTCACGGCGGCCGCCCTGTTTCTGCTGAGTTTTGTCCTGCCCCGTCGTGGGGTGTAG
- a CDS encoding homoserine kinase codes for MSVFTPLARPELETFLAPYGLGRLLDFQGIAAGSENTNFFISLEQGEFVLTLVERGPVQEMPFFIELLDVLHDADLPVPYALRTTDGVALRELAGKPALLQPRLAGKHIKEANAQHCVQVGELLGHLHLATQGDKVLERKTDRGLDWMLSEGAQLISHLDAEQQRLLQAALDEIEAHKVQILALPRANIHADLFRDNAMFEGTHLTGLIDFYNACSGPMLYDVAISLNDWCSDADGVIDGQRARALLGAYAGLRPFTAKEAELWPTMLRVACVRFWLSRLIAAESFAGQDVLIHDPREFQVRLAQRQQVKTPLPFAL; via the coding sequence ATGTCTGTGTTCACCCCCCTGGCTCGGCCCGAGCTGGAAACCTTTCTTGCCCCTTACGGGCTCGGCCGCCTGCTTGATTTCCAGGGGATTGCCGCTGGTAGTGAAAACACCAATTTCTTTATCAGCCTGGAACAGGGCGAGTTTGTCCTGACCCTGGTCGAGCGCGGCCCCGTGCAGGAAATGCCGTTCTTCATCGAACTGCTGGACGTGCTCCACGACGCCGACCTGCCAGTGCCTTACGCCCTGCGTACCACCGACGGCGTGGCCTTGCGCGAGTTGGCAGGCAAACCGGCGCTGTTGCAACCGCGCCTGGCGGGCAAGCACATCAAGGAAGCCAACGCCCAGCATTGCGTGCAAGTGGGCGAATTGCTCGGTCACCTGCACTTGGCCACCCAAGGCGACAAGGTACTGGAACGCAAGACCGATCGCGGGCTGGACTGGATGCTCAGCGAAGGCGCGCAACTGATTTCACACCTCGACGCGGAACAACAACGCCTGCTGCAAGCTGCGCTGGATGAGATCGAGGCGCACAAGGTGCAGATCCTTGCGCTGCCCCGGGCGAATATCCACGCCGACCTGTTCCGCGACAACGCGATGTTCGAAGGTACGCACCTGACCGGGCTGATCGACTTCTACAACGCCTGCTCCGGGCCGATGCTGTACGACGTGGCGATCTCCCTGAATGACTGGTGCTCGGACGCCGACGGCGTGATCGACGGCCAGCGGGCACGGGCATTATTGGGGGCTTATGCGGGCTTGCGACCGTTCACCGCCAAGGAGGCAGAGCTGTGGCCGACCATGCTGCGTGTGGCCTGTGTGCGGTTCTGGCTGTCACGCCTGATTGCGGCGGAATCGTTCGCCGGGCAGGACGTGCTGATTCACGACCCGCGAGAGTTTCAAGTGCGCTTGGCGCAACGCCAGCAGGTCAAGACCCCGCTGCCGTTCGCCCTCTAA
- a CDS encoding c-type cytochrome translates to MNKLIVSLLLTLGITGVAHAAGDATAGQAKAAVCGACHGPDGNSPAPNFPKLAGQGERYLTKQMHDIKDGKRTVLEMTGLLTNLSDQDLADIAAYFASQKGSVGAADPKLVAHGEELFRGGNLEKGMPSCIGCHSPNGAGLAAAGFPHLSGQHAQYIGKQLTDFREGNRTNDGDTKIMQSIAGKLSNKDIEAVSQYIQGLH, encoded by the coding sequence ATGAACAAACTGATCGTGAGTCTGCTGTTGACCTTGGGCATCACCGGTGTTGCCCATGCCGCAGGCGACGCCACTGCCGGCCAGGCGAAAGCCGCCGTATGTGGTGCTTGCCATGGACCGGACGGTAATAGCCCGGCGCCAAACTTTCCAAAACTGGCCGGCCAGGGTGAGCGTTACCTGACCAAGCAGATGCACGACATCAAGGACGGCAAGCGTACGGTCCTGGAAATGACCGGCTTGTTGACCAACCTCAGCGATCAGGACCTGGCGGATATCGCGGCGTATTTTGCCAGCCAAAAGGGCAGCGTGGGGGCTGCTGATCCGAAATTGGTGGCCCACGGTGAAGAACTGTTCCGTGGCGGCAACCTGGAAAAAGGCATGCCTTCCTGCATCGGTTGCCACTCGCCTAACGGCGCGGGCCTCGCTGCTGCTGGCTTCCCGCACTTGAGCGGCCAACATGCCCAGTACATCGGCAAACAGCTGACGGACTTCCGCGAAGGCAATCGTACCAACGACGGCGATACCAAAATCATGCAGAGCATCGCCGGGAAACTCAGCAACAAGGACATCGAAGCCGTGTCCCAATACATCCAGGGCCTGCACTAA
- the yihA gene encoding ribosome biogenesis GTP-binding protein YihA/YsxC codes for MQLKNPILGLCQQSTFMLSAAKVDQCPDDEGFEVAFAGRSNAGKSSALNTLTHASLARTSKTPGRTQLLNFFKLDDDRRLVDLPGYGYAKVPIPLKLHWQRHLEAYLGGRESLKGLILMMDIRHPMTDFDLLMLDWAVASGMPMHVLLTKADKLTYGAAKNTLLKVQAEIRKGWGDAVTIQLFSAPKRMGLEDAYTVLAGWMELADKGSEAAE; via the coding sequence ATGCAACTCAAGAATCCCATCCTCGGCCTGTGCCAACAGTCCACCTTCATGCTCAGCGCCGCCAAAGTCGACCAATGCCCCGATGACGAAGGCTTCGAAGTCGCATTCGCCGGCCGTTCCAACGCCGGCAAATCCAGCGCGCTGAACACCCTGACCCACGCCAGCCTGGCCCGCACCTCGAAAACCCCGGGGCGCACACAGCTCCTCAACTTCTTCAAGCTAGACGATGATCGGCGTCTGGTCGACCTTCCGGGCTACGGTTATGCAAAAGTACCTATCCCGCTGAAGCTGCACTGGCAGCGTCACCTGGAAGCCTATCTGGGTGGCCGGGAGAGTTTGAAGGGTTTGATTCTGATGATGGACATCCGTCATCCAATGACCGACTTCGACCTGTTGATGCTCGATTGGGCCGTCGCCAGCGGCATGCCGATGCACGTCCTGCTGACCAAGGCCGACAAGCTGACCTACGGCGCAGCCAAGAACACCCTGCTCAAAGTGCAGGCAGAAATCCGTAAGGGTTGGGGCGACGCGGTGACTATCCAGCTGTTCTCGGCGCCAAAACGCATGGGCCTGGAAGACGCCTATACGGTACTGGCAGGCTGGATGGAACTGGCTGACAAAGGTTCGGAAGCCGCCGAGTAA
- the polA gene encoding DNA polymerase I — protein sequence MSQAPLVLVDGSSYLYRAFHALPPLTTSKGLPTGAVKGVLNMLKSLRKQYPNSPFAVVFDAKGGTFRDELYAEYKANRASMPDDMRVQIEPLHQSVIALGFPLLCVEGVEADDVIGTLARSSAAADRAVVISTGDKDMAQLVDGHITLVNTMTGSAMDVEGVKEKFGVAPEQIIDYLALMGDSSDNIPGVPGIGPKTASGLLVGVNGGLKELYEQLDIVPTLPIRGAKTLVAKLEEHKASAFLSYELATIKIDVPLDVGLDDLHLIEPDREKLLELYTLLEFKSWIDEIQRDAKRVELSAAPSAAVVDEAIETVAPVSVEPVYETILTQAQFDVWLKKLNDAKLFAFDTETTGIDAQKAQLVGVSFAVQAHEAAYIPLTHSYIGAPEQLDRDTVLLALKPLLEDPEKLKVGQHAKFDMNILANCAIGGDPAHGITVRGIAFDTMLESYVLNSVATRHDMDSLAKKYLDYDTVSFQDIAGKGAKQLTFDQIPLEQAGPYAAEDADVTLRLHQELHKQLSAIPTLASVVSDIEMPLVPVLARIERQGALVDAALLGIQSIELGNKMVDLERQAYEIAGEEFNLGSPKQLGAILYEKLGLPVLKKTGKGQASTAEEVLAKLAEDDYPLPKVLMQYRSMSKLKSTYTDRLPEQINPRTGRVHTSYHQAVAATGRLSSSDPNLQNIPVRTAEGRRIRQAFVAPKGYKLLAADYSQIELRIMAHLSKDAGLLNAFRDDLDVHTATAAEVFKVELAEVTSNQRRSAKAINFGLIYGMGAQKLGKDIGVDTKTAKAYIDVYFARYPGVREYMERTRAQAADQGYVETLFGRRLYLPEINSNKPQERAGAERTAINAPMQGTAADIIKKAMVKVDNWLTASGLDAKVILQVHDELVLEVREDLVAEVSAKIREHMSDAAKLDVPLVVDVGVGDNWDEAH from the coding sequence ATGAGCCAAGCCCCCCTCGTCCTGGTGGACGGTTCTTCTTACCTGTACCGCGCCTTTCACGCGCTGCCGCCGCTCACCACTTCCAAAGGCCTGCCTACCGGCGCGGTCAAGGGCGTGCTGAACATGCTCAAAAGCCTGCGCAAACAGTACCCGAACAGTCCGTTCGCGGTGGTGTTCGACGCCAAGGGCGGGACATTTCGCGATGAGCTGTACGCCGAATACAAGGCCAACCGCGCGAGCATGCCCGATGACATGCGCGTGCAGATCGAGCCGCTGCACCAGAGCGTGATCGCCCTGGGCTTCCCGCTGCTGTGCGTCGAAGGCGTGGAAGCGGACGACGTGATCGGCACCCTGGCCCGCAGCAGCGCGGCCGCCGACCGGGCGGTGGTGATTTCCACCGGTGACAAGGACATGGCGCAGTTGGTGGACGGGCACATTACCTTGGTCAACACCATGACCGGTAGCGCCATGGACGTTGAGGGCGTGAAGGAGAAATTCGGTGTCGCTCCCGAGCAGATCATCGATTACCTGGCGTTGATGGGCGACTCGTCCGACAACATCCCGGGCGTTCCGGGCATTGGTCCGAAGACGGCTTCCGGCCTGTTGGTAGGCGTGAACGGCGGTTTGAAAGAGCTCTACGAGCAGCTCGATATCGTGCCGACCTTGCCGATTCGTGGTGCCAAGACGTTGGTCGCCAAACTGGAAGAGCATAAGGCGAGTGCGTTCCTGTCCTACGAGTTGGCGACGATCAAGATCGATGTGCCGCTGGATGTGGGCCTGGACGACTTGCACCTGATCGAGCCGGATCGCGAGAAGCTGCTGGAGCTGTACACGCTGCTGGAGTTCAAGAGCTGGATTGACGAGATTCAGCGCGATGCCAAGCGTGTTGAGCTGAGCGCCGCCCCATCGGCCGCAGTCGTGGACGAAGCGATTGAAACAGTCGCTCCGGTTTCTGTAGAGCCGGTGTACGAAACCATCCTCACCCAGGCTCAGTTTGATGTCTGGCTGAAGAAGCTCAACGACGCCAAGCTATTCGCCTTTGATACCGAAACCACCGGGATCGACGCTCAGAAAGCGCAATTGGTGGGTGTGTCGTTTGCCGTGCAGGCCCATGAAGCAGCCTACATTCCGCTGACCCACTCCTACATCGGTGCGCCGGAACAGCTGGATCGGGACACCGTGCTACTGGCCCTGAAGCCGTTGCTCGAAGACCCGGAAAAACTCAAGGTCGGCCAGCATGCGAAGTTCGACATGAACATCCTGGCCAATTGCGCCATCGGTGGCGACCCGGCACACGGCATCACCGTGCGCGGCATCGCCTTCGACACCATGCTTGAATCCTACGTGCTGAACTCCGTGGCGACTCGCCACGACATGGACAGCCTGGCGAAGAAGTACCTGGACTACGACACCGTCAGCTTCCAGGACATCGCCGGCAAAGGCGCCAAGCAGCTGACCTTTGACCAGATTCCCCTTGAGCAGGCGGGACCTTACGCAGCGGAAGACGCCGATGTGACCCTGCGCTTGCATCAGGAACTGCACAAGCAGCTCTCTGCGATTCCTACCTTGGCCAGCGTCGTGTCCGACATCGAGATGCCGCTGGTGCCGGTCTTGGCGCGCATTGAGCGTCAGGGCGCCTTGGTGGATGCTGCCCTGCTGGGTATCCAGAGCATTGAGCTGGGCAACAAGATGGTGGACCTGGAGCGCCAGGCGTATGAAATCGCCGGCGAGGAGTTCAACCTGGGCTCGCCCAAGCAGTTGGGCGCGATCCTCTACGAGAAGCTCGGGCTGCCGGTGTTGAAGAAGACCGGCAAGGGCCAGGCCTCGACGGCCGAGGAAGTCTTGGCCAAATTGGCTGAAGACGACTACCCGCTGCCAAAAGTGCTGATGCAGTACCGCAGCATGAGCAAGCTGAAAAGCACCTATACCGACCGTCTGCCCGAACAGATTAACCCGCGTACCGGGCGGGTTCACACGTCCTATCACCAGGCCGTCGCAGCTACCGGGCGGCTGTCCTCCAGCGATCCAAACCTGCAGAACATTCCGGTGCGTACTGCCGAAGGCCGGCGTATTCGCCAGGCGTTTGTCGCGCCCAAGGGCTACAAGCTGCTGGCGGCGGACTATTCCCAGATCGAGCTGCGCATCATGGCGCATTTGTCCAAGGACGCAGGGTTGCTGAATGCGTTCCGCGACGACCTCGACGTGCACACCGCCACGGCGGCTGAGGTGTTCAAGGTTGAGTTGGCTGAGGTCACATCCAATCAGCGTCGCAGCGCCAAGGCGATCAACTTTGGCCTGATCTACGGCATGGGCGCCCAGAAGCTCGGCAAGGACATTGGCGTCGACACCAAGACCGCCAAGGCTTACATCGATGTGTACTTCGCCCGCTACCCGGGGGTTCGCGAGTACATGGAGCGCACACGTGCCCAGGCGGCTGACCAGGGCTACGTGGAAACCTTGTTCGGGCGCCGCCTGTACCTGCCGGAGATCAACTCCAACAAGCCTCAGGAACGTGCCGGCGCCGAGCGTACGGCGATCAACGCGCCGATGCAGGGTACCGCGGCCGATATCATCAAGAAGGCCATGGTCAAGGTCGACAACTGGCTGACGGCCTCGGGCCTGGACGCCAAGGTCATCCTTCAGGTGCACGATGAATTGGTGCTGGAGGTGCGTGAAGACCTGGTAGCTGAAGTCAGCGCGAAGATTCGTGAACACATGAGCGATGCGGCGAAGCTGGATGTGCCACTGGTGGTGGACGTCGGCGTGGGCGACAACTGGGACGAGGCGCACTAA
- a CDS encoding DUF2782 domain-containing protein — protein sequence MRTVNRLLLTGLIAFLPLAAMAADGAPSADPEVTIRTEGDKTIQEYRQNGFLYAIKVTQKGFPPYFLVRADGTDANFIRSDQPDMLIPSWKIFEWK from the coding sequence ATGCGTACAGTAAATCGCTTGTTGTTGACCGGCTTGATTGCATTCCTTCCGCTGGCCGCCATGGCAGCCGACGGAGCGCCTTCGGCAGATCCGGAGGTCACCATTCGCACGGAAGGCGACAAGACCATCCAGGAATACCGCCAAAATGGCTTCCTGTACGCAATCAAGGTGACTCAGAAAGGCTTTCCGCCTTACTTCCTGGTGCGCGCGGACGGAACCGATGCGAACTTCATCCGCTCTGACCAGCCGGATATGCTGATCCCGTCATGGAAGATCTTCGAATGGAAATGA
- a CDS encoding zinc ABC transporter substrate-binding protein has translation MVIVSRLFPVFVVFVTSLLLAGAAQAEVRVLTSIKPLQLIAAAVQDGVAIPEVLLPPGASPHNYALRPSDVRRVQSVDLLYWIGPDMESFLPRVLKGRSLPTVAVQDLPGMKLRRFAEDSHSHAEDADEHDHDHRPGSLDAHLWLSTVNARVIANRMAADLSAADPANAERYQSNVKAFDGRMDALDARLKARMADVAGKPYFVFHEAFDYFEDAYGLKHTGVFSVAAEVQPGAQHVAAMRTRLQEVGKTCVFSEPPLRPRLAETLVAGLPVKLAELDALGGYTPASAQGYEQVLEKLGNDLAGCLESL, from the coding sequence GTGGTCATCGTGTCCAGACTTTTTCCCGTTTTTGTCGTATTTGTCACCAGTTTGCTGCTTGCCGGTGCCGCTCAGGCGGAGGTTCGGGTGCTGACCAGCATCAAACCGTTACAGCTGATTGCCGCCGCCGTGCAGGATGGCGTGGCGATTCCCGAGGTATTGCTGCCGCCGGGCGCCTCGCCCCATAACTATGCGTTGCGTCCTTCCGACGTACGGCGCGTGCAGTCGGTGGACCTGCTGTATTGGATCGGCCCGGACATGGAAAGCTTTCTGCCACGCGTATTGAAAGGTCGCAGCTTGCCGACGGTGGCCGTGCAGGACCTGCCAGGAATGAAATTGCGCCGGTTCGCCGAAGATAGCCACTCCCATGCTGAAGATGCCGACGAGCATGATCACGATCATCGCCCAGGCAGCCTGGATGCGCATTTATGGCTGTCGACGGTCAACGCCCGAGTGATCGCCAACCGTATGGCCGCGGACCTCAGCGCTGCTGATCCGGCTAACGCCGAGCGTTACCAGAGCAACGTGAAGGCCTTTGATGGCCGTATGGATGCGTTGGATGCGCGCTTGAAAGCACGTATGGCGGATGTCGCCGGCAAGCCTTACTTCGTATTCCATGAGGCGTTCGATTACTTCGAAGATGCCTACGGCCTCAAGCACACTGGTGTGTTCAGCGTTGCCGCAGAAGTGCAGCCGGGCGCCCAGCATGTGGCGGCGATGCGCACGCGGTTGCAGGAAGTGGGCAAGACTTGTGTGTTCAGCGAGCCGCCGCTGCGCCCTCGCCTGGCGGAAACGCTGGTGGCGGGTTTGCCGGTGAAGCTGGCCGAGCTGGATGCGTTGGGCGGTTACACGCCGGCCTCCGCCCAAGGGTATGAGCAGGTGCTGGAGAAGCTGGGGAATGACCTGGCTGGGTGCCTGGAGTCGCTCTGA
- a CDS encoding c-type cytochrome, which produces MTKWLLAVGVLMPLYSAQATQEPEAVYNRVCGACHAGQLPNAPRRGDQAAWKPRLAQGMDTLVQHVTQGFKAMPPRGLCMDCSTEDYHAVIQLMVSKPGP; this is translated from the coding sequence ATGACCAAGTGGCTGCTAGCCGTCGGTGTCTTGATGCCACTTTACAGTGCTCAGGCTACACAGGAACCGGAGGCTGTGTACAACCGCGTTTGCGGGGCCTGCCATGCCGGACAGTTGCCCAACGCCCCTAGACGGGGTGACCAGGCAGCCTGGAAGCCAAGATTGGCTCAAGGTATGGACACGCTGGTGCAACACGTGACCCAGGGTTTCAAGGCGATGCCGCCGCGTGGTTTGTGCATGGACTGCAGTACCGAGGATTACCATGCCGTCATTCAGTTGATGGTGAGTAAACCCGGTCCATAA
- a CDS encoding thiol:disulfide interchange protein DsbA/DsbL, producing MRNLILSAALVTASLFGMTAQAADNVPLEAGKTYVELANPVPVSVPGKIEVVELFWYGCPHCYAFEPVINPWVDKLPQDVNFKRIPALFGGPWDAHGQLFITLDTMGVEHKVHAAVFNAIQKEGKRLVKPEDMADFVATQGVDKTKFLETFNSFAVKGKMAQYKELAQKYGVQGVPTLIVNGKYRFDIGSAGGEEQALNVADQLIAKERAAK from the coding sequence ATGCGTAATCTGATCCTCAGCGCCGCTCTCGTCACTGCCAGCCTTTTCGGCATGACCGCACAAGCTGCCGATAATGTGCCGCTTGAAGCCGGTAAAACCTACGTTGAGCTGGCCAATCCTGTGCCGGTTTCCGTACCGGGCAAGATCGAAGTGGTGGAGCTGTTCTGGTATGGCTGCCCGCATTGCTACGCTTTTGAGCCAGTCATCAATCCGTGGGTCGACAAGCTGCCTCAGGACGTGAATTTCAAACGTATTCCTGCCCTCTTCGGCGGCCCATGGGACGCCCACGGCCAGCTGTTTATTACCCTGGACACCATGGGTGTAGAACACAAGGTTCACGCGGCTGTGTTCAATGCCATCCAGAAAGAAGGCAAGCGCCTGGTGAAGCCTGAAGACATGGCCGATTTCGTCGCCACCCAAGGCGTCGACAAAACCAAGTTCCTGGAGACATTCAACTCGTTCGCTGTGAAGGGCAAGATGGCCCAATACAAGGAACTGGCCCAGAAATACGGCGTGCAAGGCGTACCGACGCTGATCGTCAACGGCAAATACCGCTTTGACATCGGCAGTGCCGGCGGCGAAGAGCAAGCGCTGAACGTGGCCGATCAGTTGATCGCCAAAGAGCGCGCAGCCAAGTAA